CTCATCTTTGTCCTCTGAACCTTCTTTCCTGCTACCCTGCACTTGTCACTGCAGTACTCTTGCTTCAACTCTGTTGGAGTGCCGCATACTGGGCAGTGTCGATGTTTAGGAACTGACACTGGTTCTTCGCGTCGATACTTAGACAACTGTTTCCATCCGGACTCTCGCTTGGGACGAATTCAGAGGACGAAACGCGAATGGGACTCTTATATCATTCTCAGCCACTCACTGTTTAGACTAAAATTGGGAAAGATACTATGGCTCGACTGGAGTAAGGAGAGTTTTGAAAAGGCTCGGGCCGAAGGCAAACCCATTCTACTCGATATCAAGGGGTCTTGGTGCCACTGGTGCCACGTCATGGATGAGACATCTTACTC
This window of the Candidatus Bathyarchaeia archaeon genome carries:
- a CDS encoding DUF2116 family Zn-ribbon domain-containing protein, which gives rise to MSVPKHRHCPVCGTPTELKQEYCSDKCRVAGKKVQRTKMRNIIVITALVFTFYIAFLIFSRALG